GGTGCAGATAAGATTGACCCCCAGCTCGGAGGCCATGATCTGCGCCAGCGTGGTTTTACCAAGCCCCGGATTACCGTAAAAAAGCGTATGATCCAGTGCCTTGCCGCGCTCGCGCGCAGCGCCCAGATACACGCGCAGATTGGCGCGCAATTCATCCTGCCCGATAAAGTCGTCAAGGCTGTGCGGGCGTACGCTTTCGTCAATGCCTGTGGTGCACTCCGCAACGCACGGATTCGCAAGATCGGTCATCAGACCTTCCCCTTGGCGAGGGCCTTGAGGGTGGCGCGCAGCGCGCCGGTCACATCCAGATCAGGCTCTTCGTGCAGCAGTTTTTTGACCAGAGGCGCGCATTCGTCCGGCTCGTAGCCAAGATTGCCCAGACCGTCCAGCACGTCGCGGAACACGGAACCGGGCCGCGTCCCCGTGGTCAGCGCCGCCGCCTGCGGGGCGTCCTCGACCTTGAGCTTGTACTTCAGCTCAAGAAACACATGCTCGGCGGTTTTTTTGCCAATGCCCGAAACGCGGGTAAGGGCCAGCACGTCATCCTCAAACACAACCCGGCGCAGGTCGTCGGGCCGGAAGATGGAAAGGATGCCAAGGGCCGTGCGCGCGCCCACCTTGGAGATGGAAACCAGCACTTCAAAGGTCTGGCGTTCTTCAAAGGTGGCAAAACCAAAGAGTTCCAGCGCGTCTTCACGCACGGCAAGGCTGGTGTACAGCGCCAGGGGTTCCCCCCTGCCCGGCAGATTGGCAAGTGTGTGGGCGGGCAGGGCCACTTCGTACCCCACGCCCCCTTCGGTGACGATCAGGCAGGCATTGCCCCATATTTCGGCCAGGCGGCCTTCAAGATAGGCGATCATGGATTCCTTGCGAGAAGTAAAGGTTGCTACCGCCAGAGCATAGACTGAAAGGCGAAGGGTTTCAAATGGCGCTTGCCGTGTATGGCCCATCCCCCGCCTGCGGGCAGGCTAGCGGCCCCTGAGCAATGGCGCTGAAATAGGCGCAAAGCATGTCTGCCACGGCTGTGGCACAGGCCTCGTTTTCCTGCGGGCTGCGCCCTTGCGAGGAAAAGTGTTTGCCCGCCGCAGCCAGAGTTACAGAGGTCAGCTCCGCGACCAATGCCCTTTGGCTTTCTGTGGCGAGGGGCAAGGCCTCGGCCACAAAATCTGAAAGAACCTGGCGGCTCTCGGCCTTGATTTCTGCTGTTTCCGGCGCATGTCGGTACAGGGGCGCAGAGTCGTGCAGGGCCGCGCGCATGGCTGCTTCTTCACATTCCGACGTCACAAAGGCGTGCACAAGTGTACGCAACCGATCCAGCGGCGGCATGCCCGCGTCTTGCAGAATGGTTTGCAAAAGGCTGGTGGTTTGCCGCCATTCCTCACACTGAAGCCGAAAAAGTATGGCCGCTTTGTTGGGAAAATACTGGTACAGCGAACCAATGCTGACCCCGGCCCGTTCGGCCACGCGTGCAGTGGTAAAACGCTGCGCTCCCTCAGTGGCCAAAACGCGAGCGGCAGCCTCAAGAATCGCGGCCACCACATCGGCAGACCGTGCCTGACGTGGTTGTTTTCGTTGAATAATCTTCGTTTCTTGGTGCTTGCTCATGGGTGCGGCGCAATGCGAATGGCAAAATGTGAATATTTCGTCATATTCTACCCATACACGCACAGGCGTGCAACCATAACAAGGAGCAACACATGAACAGCCTCAGCACGCAACCACTGGCCCATCTGCTTGATACCCTGCTTACCCAAGCGGAAACAACCACGATCGAAGATATTTGTGCAGCAACAGGCCTGAGCGCCCAAGCGCTGGAACAGCAAAAAGGCTGCAAAACCGCATATGCCGGTTTTTATGCCAGCCTGAAAAACTTTGCCATTCCCGTTTCCCGCAGAACCGGCGAACTTCTGTACATGCTGGCGCGCTGCAGCAATGCGCGAGTAGTGGTGGAATTTGGCACCTCATTCGGCATTTCCACCCTGTTTCTTGCCGCAGCCCTGCGCGACAACGGTGGCGACCAGCTGATTACAAGCGAGTTTGAACCCTCAAAAGTGGCGCGGGCGCAGCAGAATCTGCAAACTTCCGGACTGGCCGATCTGGTGGAAATTCGCTCTGGCGATGCCCTGCAAACCCTGGGCAGCAACCTGCCACAGCATATAGACATGCTGCTGCTCGACGGGGCAAAGGCCCTGTATTGCGATATTCTGAAACTGGCAGAAACTGGTTTGCGCACCGGCGCTCTAGTGATTGCCGATGACGCGGCCGACAGCCCGGAATACCTGGCCTACGTGCGCGATCCCGCCAACGGATATATGACGCTGGATTTTGATGACGATGTGAATCTTGCCGTGCGGCTGGGCTGAGGGCCAGTCTGCCTGCAACAGAAGCTCCCGGCCAGTGAAGGCTGACAGGCAGCCGCAGCCGTGAGGTTACGCTCAGATCGCCGACATCAACCGCCAATGCCCACCATCTGTTTATCGGCCACGGCGGAGCCTTTTTTGCGGGCCTTGAGCAGATCGGCACCGATGGGCTTGCCAGCACAGGCCAAACGCACCACGCGGGCCAGATGCCCGTCATCAAAACGCGGATTACGCAGAAGCCCCCGCAAGTGATATTCCCTGTCGTCAAACAGGCACGTGCGCAGGTTGCCATCGCTGGTGAGTCGCAACCGGTTGCACGTGCCGCAGAAATGACAGGATACCGCGGTGATAAATCCCATGCGGCCCTTGCCCCCCTGCACGGCAAACATCTTGGCGGGGCCAGCCTCCGCGCTGCTGTCCTGCACGGGATCAAGGCGCACACGGCGCTCGGCCTCGGCCCGGATGTCTGCCGCAGACCAGAACGTTTCCGGCCCCCAGAGGGTGCCGCTGCCCATGGGCATAAACTCGATAAAACGCAGATCAACGGGCATGGTGCGCACGGCATGAACAAAATCGTCCATCTGCCCGTCATTGACGCCGCGCATGGCGACTGCGTTGATTTTTACGCGAATACCCGCTTGCAGCAGCCCGTCCAGCGAGGCGAGAACAGCGGGCAGCAAGTCGCGCCCGGTCACTCTGGCAAAAGTTTCGCGGTCAAAGCTGTCGAGGGAAAGATTGACGGCGCTCACACCCACCGAGCGCAACAGCGGAATGTGCGGCTCAAGCAGAGTGCCGTTGGTGGTCAGACGCAGATCAAGGGATGGGTAGCGCGTGTGCAGCAGATGCAGCAGTTCGTCGCAGCCCTTTCGGGCAAAGGGTTCGCCCCCGGTAAGCCGCACCTTGGAAACGCCCAGCGCGGCCATCATGCCCACAAGGCGGGCCATTTCTTCATAGCGCAGGACTTTGGGGTGCGGAATGAACTTCTGGTTTATCTCGCTACGGCAATAGGCGCAGCGCAGATTGCAGCGGTCAGTGACAGAAAGGCGCAGATACCGCACCACGCGGCCGTGACCGTCGCACAGGGGGGCGGGGTGCGCCAGTGGCGCGAGTTCTTCACCGGGGGCGGCACAGTTGCCAAGAGGGGCAAATGGATTTACACATGCTTGCATGAAACACCTGCTATTCGGAGCCGCCCTGCTGGGCTGCCTTTGCATGACCATACCCGCGCTGGCCTGGGACGGCTTTGACGCCGATTCCGCCGACCTTGTCGAGGTCATCCCCGACCGTGTTCCCTCCAAGGGCGACACGGTGGATGTGCGCAACTATGACAAG
This region of Desulfovibrio sp. genomic DNA includes:
- the ruvA gene encoding Holliday junction branch migration protein RuvA → MIAYLEGRLAEIWGNACLIVTEGGVGYEVALPAHTLANLPGRGEPLALYTSLAVREDALELFGFATFEERQTFEVLVSISKVGARTALGILSIFRPDDLRRVVFEDDVLALTRVSGIGKKTAEHVFLELKYKLKVEDAPQAAALTTGTRPGSVFRDVLDGLGNLGYEPDECAPLVKKLLHEEPDLDVTGALRATLKALAKGKV
- a CDS encoding TetR family transcriptional regulator, with amino-acid sequence MSKHQETKIIQRKQPRQARSADVVAAILEAAARVLATEGAQRFTTARVAERAGVSIGSLYQYFPNKAAILFRLQCEEWRQTTSLLQTILQDAGMPPLDRLRTLVHAFVTSECEEAAMRAALHDSAPLYRHAPETAEIKAESRQVLSDFVAEALPLATESQRALVAELTSVTLAAAGKHFSSQGRSPQENEACATAVADMLCAYFSAIAQGPLACPQAGDGPYTASAI
- a CDS encoding class I SAM-dependent methyltransferase — protein: MNSLSTQPLAHLLDTLLTQAETTTIEDICAATGLSAQALEQQKGCKTAYAGFYASLKNFAIPVSRRTGELLYMLARCSNARVVVEFGTSFGISTLFLAAALRDNGGDQLITSEFEPSKVARAQQNLQTSGLADLVEIRSGDALQTLGSNLPQHIDMLLLDGAKALYCDILKLAETGLRTGALVIADDAADSPEYLAYVRDPANGYMTLDFDDDVNLAVRLG
- the moaA gene encoding GTP 3',8-cyclase MoaA, which translates into the protein MQACVNPFAPLGNCAAPGEELAPLAHPAPLCDGHGRVVRYLRLSVTDRCNLRCAYCRSEINQKFIPHPKVLRYEEMARLVGMMAALGVSKVRLTGGEPFARKGCDELLHLLHTRYPSLDLRLTTNGTLLEPHIPLLRSVGVSAVNLSLDSFDRETFARVTGRDLLPAVLASLDGLLQAGIRVKINAVAMRGVNDGQMDDFVHAVRTMPVDLRFIEFMPMGSGTLWGPETFWSAADIRAEAERRVRLDPVQDSSAEAGPAKMFAVQGGKGRMGFITAVSCHFCGTCNRLRLTSDGNLRTCLFDDREYHLRGLLRNPRFDDGHLARVVRLACAGKPIGADLLKARKKGSAVADKQMVGIGG
- a CDS encoding DUF5334 domain-containing protein, with product MKHLLFGAALLGCLCMTIPALAWDGFDADSADLVEVIPDRVPSKGDTVDVRNYDKDATETCLVESVARNARTVELVVRTPAGVARTLVMEGR